A genomic region of [Eubacterium] eligens ATCC 27750 contains the following coding sequences:
- a CDS encoding right-handed parallel beta-helix repeat-containing protein, whose product MIKKARRVFAAVVAVLLVCFTAAPVLSANAATQNSWNFKNSNFKKLGTIKSSTTVDGLGLMATSSKNMKVKAESVTVDGTAYTYCLALSGTGTTSYRSVKVPVSGSDTIKVVLRSSGSSTRNLIVADSNGKKLGTIAANKTASLGTYSYSGSKGYIYLYSENSGINIYKVQVDSKGSSSSGSSSGSSSGSGSSSSGSSSSSGSSTGSSVSGDYVVKAGGMSLADALKKAKSGQTVVIDGTVKSGAVSLPAGVNLAGKNNATIDFSQTSGSSGRGITLSGNGSTLSNITVKNASDNGIFISGSNNTLKYVTCCYNEDAGFQVSNGGANNKFYNCKSHHNADAKGENADGFAVKLHSGEGNYFENCVAEYNSDDGWDCYAAHGAVTLVNCQANYNGYCDGIYGDGNGFKMGGVDNKTPGKAAHLDPLNHKLIGCTAKGNYANGFDRNNQSGVVTMKNCISDSNKGNNYHWPLTGKPSALGYKVTFGKAIIEDCTNINGKVNITGATLKGNCKGF is encoded by the coding sequence ATGATTAAGAAGGCAAGAAGGGTTTTTGCAGCTGTTGTTGCGGTATTATTAGTATGTTTTACAGCAGCTCCGGTGTTGTCAGCTAATGCGGCAACACAGAATTCATGGAATTTCAAGAATTCTAATTTTAAGAAGTTAGGAACTATTAAATCAAGTACTACAGTAGACGGACTTGGTCTTATGGCAACAAGCAGTAAGAATATGAAGGTTAAGGCGGAATCTGTAACAGTAGATGGCACAGCATATACATATTGTCTGGCTCTTTCTGGTACAGGCACTACATCATACCGTTCAGTTAAAGTACCAGTGTCAGGTTCTGATACAATTAAGGTAGTGTTAAGAAGCAGTGGAAGCTCTACCCGTAATTTAATCGTAGCTGATTCTAATGGAAAGAAGCTTGGAACTATTGCAGCTAATAAGACAGCTTCTTTAGGAACATATTCATATTCAGGTTCTAAGGGATACATATATCTGTATTCAGAGAACAGCGGAATCAACATTTACAAAGTACAGGTTGATTCTAAGGGCAGCTCATCATCTGGTTCTTCATCAGGAAGTTCATCAGGTTCAGGCAGCTCTTCATCAGGAAGCAGCTCATCTTCAGGTTCATCAACAGGTTCATCTGTATCAGGTGATTATGTGGTTAAGGCAGGTGGTATGTCTTTAGCAGATGCACTTAAGAAGGCTAAGTCAGGACAAACAGTAGTTATTGATGGAACAGTTAAGTCCGGAGCTGTTTCACTTCCAGCAGGTGTTAATCTTGCAGGAAAGAATAATGCGACAATAGATTTCTCACAGACAAGCGGAAGTTCAGGAAGAGGAATTACATTATCAGGTAATGGAAGCACACTTTCTAACATTACAGTTAAGAATGCTTCTGATAATGGAATCTTTATTTCAGGTTCTAATAATACATTAAAGTATGTAACATGCTGTTATAATGAAGATGCAGGTTTTCAGGTAAGCAACGGAGGAGCTAATAACAAGTTTTATAATTGCAAGTCCCATCATAATGCAGATGCTAAGGGTGAGAATGCTGATGGTTTTGCAGTAAAACTTCATTCAGGTGAAGGCAATTATTTTGAAAACTGTGTAGCTGAATACAATAGTGATGATGGCTGGGATTGTTATGCAGCTCATGGAGCAGTAACACTTGTAAACTGTCAGGCTAACTACAATGGATACTGTGATGGAATATATGGTGATGGTAACGGATTTAAGATGGGTGGAGTAGATAATAAAACACCAGGAAAGGCAGCTCACCTTGATCCTCTTAACCATAAGCTTATTGGATGTACAGCTAAGGGAAACTATGCTAATGGTTTCGATAGAAACAACCAGAGTGGTGTTGTAACAATGAAGAATTGTATTTCAGATTCTAATAAGGGTAATAATTATCACTGGCCACTTACAGGAAAACCATCTGCACTTGGTTATAAAGTAACATTTGGCAAGGCTATTATTGAGGATTGTACTAATATTAATGGAAAAGTTAATATTACAGGAGCAACTCTTAAGGGTAACTGTAAGGGATTCTAG
- the accC gene encoding acetyl-CoA carboxylase biotin carboxylase subunit, with protein MFKRILIANRGEIALRIIRCCREMDVETVIVYSTADKDSLAVMAADKAVCIGPAKAAESYLNQDAIIETAILTGCEAVHPGYGFLSENAAFARKCEENNLIFIGPSADIISSMGDKQSARQLMIECGVPVVPGSDGLVATAEEAAHIAEKIGYPVLIKASAGGGGKGMRKAFSREDIENAFETAKSEAKAAFGNDDMYIEKLIINPRHIEIQILADKYGNTIYLGERDCSIQRNNQKLLEEAPSARLCKDQRTVMGETAVRAAKAAGYYSAGTVEFVVNEQGDYYFIEMNTRIQVEHPVTEQVTGIDLIREQIRIAAGMKLNITQEDTCVNGHAIECRINAATPGVIKFLHFPDGYGVRVESHLFEGYEVSPFYDSMIAKIIVTGSSRLEAVRRLRRALEELIIEGVKTNREFMHLLTYHKDFIRGNYNTGFWEKNHTEIEKWLKEGITVK; from the coding sequence GTGTTTAAGAGAATACTGATAGCAAACCGTGGTGAAATAGCGTTAAGGATAATCAGATGCTGCCGTGAGATGGATGTAGAAACCGTAATTGTATATTCAACAGCAGATAAGGATTCACTTGCTGTTATGGCAGCAGACAAGGCAGTTTGCATTGGACCGGCAAAGGCGGCTGAAAGTTATCTTAATCAGGATGCGATAATAGAAACAGCAATACTGACAGGGTGTGAGGCAGTCCACCCTGGTTATGGCTTTCTGTCTGAGAATGCTGCATTTGCAAGAAAATGTGAGGAGAACAATCTTATATTTATAGGACCATCAGCAGACATAATAAGCAGCATGGGAGATAAACAGTCGGCAAGGCAGCTTATGATTGAATGCGGGGTTCCGGTTGTACCAGGTTCTGATGGTCTGGTTGCAACAGCAGAGGAAGCAGCACACATTGCAGAAAAAATTGGTTATCCGGTACTTATTAAAGCGTCAGCTGGAGGCGGTGGAAAAGGAATGCGCAAGGCATTCAGCAGAGAAGATATAGAAAATGCATTTGAAACCGCTAAGAGTGAAGCTAAAGCTGCATTTGGCAACGATGATATGTACATAGAGAAGCTGATAATCAATCCACGGCATATTGAGATACAGATTCTTGCAGATAAATATGGCAATACAATATATCTTGGAGAACGTGACTGTTCAATCCAGCGTAATAATCAGAAGCTTTTAGAGGAAGCTCCGAGTGCAAGATTATGTAAAGATCAGCGGACAGTCATGGGAGAGACTGCAGTAAGAGCTGCGAAAGCAGCAGGATATTATAGTGCAGGAACTGTTGAATTTGTTGTGAATGAACAGGGTGACTACTATTTTATAGAGATGAATACGAGAATACAGGTTGAACATCCGGTAACTGAGCAGGTTACAGGAATTGACCTTATAAGAGAACAGATAAGAATAGCTGCCGGAATGAAGCTTAATATCACTCAGGAAGATACATGTGTCAATGGACATGCAATTGAGTGCAGAATAAATGCGGCTACACCGGGAGTTATTAAATTCTTACATTTTCCAGATGGTTATGGAGTAAGAGTTGAGAGCCATCTTTTTGAAGGTTATGAAGTGAGTCCGTTTTATGATTCAATGATTGCCAAGATTATAGTGACTGGAAGCAGCAGACTTGAGGCGGTAAGACGATTAAGAAGAGCTCTTGAGGAACTGATAATTGAAGGAGTTAAGACTAACAGAGAGTTCATGCATCTTCTTACATATCATAAGGATTTTATAAGAGGAAATTACAATACAGGTTTCTGGGAGAAGAATCATACCGAAATTGAAAAGTGGCTTAAGGAAGGAATTACAGTTAAATGA
- the accB gene encoding acetyl-CoA carboxylase biotin carboxyl carrier protein encodes MDINDIYGIIDKFDASGCSELNLEMNGICLGLKKTMHEAICDVPVKRDIVRINTEQEQTVTTIQDVQPQSDEHIKEIKAPLVGTFYTAAGPDEEPFVKPGQSVHAGDVIGIIEAMKLMNEVTADCDGTVKEVAAENGTMVEYGQPLVILN; translated from the coding sequence ATGGATATTAATGATATTTATGGGATTATAGATAAGTTTGATGCAAGTGGATGCAGCGAACTGAATTTGGAGATGAATGGCATATGCCTTGGACTGAAGAAAACAATGCACGAAGCCATATGTGATGTGCCTGTAAAGAGAGATATTGTTCGCATTAATACAGAACAGGAACAGACCGTTACAACTATTCAGGACGTACAGCCACAGTCAGATGAGCATATTAAAGAAATTAAAGCGCCACTGGTTGGAACTTTCTATACAGCAGCAGGTCCTGATGAGGAACCTTTTGTAAAACCAGGGCAGAGCGTTCATGCAGGTGATGTTATTGGAATAATTGAAGCAATGAAGCTGATGAACGAAGTTACAGCAGATTGTGACGGTACGGTTAAGGAAGTGGCAGCAGAGAATGGCACTATGGTTGAGTATGGACAGCCGCTTGTAATCCTTAATTAA
- a CDS encoding TetR/AcrR family transcriptional regulator yields the protein MNIVNKDSKNTFTRMCIGEAIIKLLKDTDFDKIRITSVAKCAGVSRITFYKYYESIHDALCDYLNIIIIEYLEECANNPENGSFLDYSHILFALEFFNRYKDYFLTLSRCGLHSILINSINNFMSEHFTNPKNYSEYRLYCYSGGLLNTFLKWEENGCDCDAGEIARTLEELYS from the coding sequence ATGAATATAGTTAACAAAGATTCTAAAAATACATTTACACGAATGTGCATAGGTGAAGCAATAATCAAGCTTCTTAAAGACACTGATTTTGATAAGATTCGAATTACGAGTGTGGCGAAATGTGCCGGTGTATCACGCATAACTTTTTACAAATATTATGAATCAATCCATGATGCACTATGCGACTATCTTAATATTATTATAATTGAATATCTGGAAGAATGTGCCAACAACCCTGAAAACGGGAGCTTTCTGGATTATTCCCACATTCTTTTTGCACTTGAATTCTTTAACCGGTATAAGGATTATTTTCTTACTCTTTCAAGATGTGGACTTCATTCTATTCTTATTAACAGTATTAATAATTTTATGTCTGAACATTTTACAAATCCTAAGAATTACTCTGAGTACAGACTATACTGTTACTCTGGCGGATTGCTTAATACATTTTTAAAATGGGAAGAAAACGGATGTGACTGTGATGCTGGCGAGATAGCCAGGACTCTTGAAGAACTTTATAGTTAA
- the acpP gene encoding acyl carrier protein, protein MTFEKVKEIIMDTINCSEDKITLEANLKDDLGIDSLDSMELMMAVEDAYGITVPEEELPNLTSVKAIVEYVDKNAA, encoded by the coding sequence ATGACATTTGAAAAGGTAAAAGAAATTATTATGGATACTATTAACTGCTCAGAGGATAAGATTACATTAGAAGCGAATTTAAAGGATGATCTTGGAATTGATTCACTTGATTCTATGGAACTTATGATGGCAGTTGAAGATGCTTATGGAATTACTGTTCCAGAAGAAGAACTTCCTAATCTTACATCAGTTAAAGCAATTGTTGAGTATGTTGACAAGAATGCAGCTTAA
- a CDS encoding SGNH/GDSL hydrolase family protein, with translation MKLKKFAIVGAVALALMGTVTSFVLAHGNSIVKNDNSSYVEIEIPKGDRTHDIVSVSDSISGDDSILDSDGRDTTADYKSDRGIACWGDSMTEGLGTDEGYILTGVGRVDISYYTSPHTIERLTGIRTYNFGVSGEKSDEISIRAGGLGLYTDRNVYITPYEYTDVVLVGDDGQPVHMYDYSGYGIEYNDYPDTVYINGILCQIENRYEDRVAKQEAEREAAEEEGEDWFDILQDFGDELIPGDYDNLKQEDYVVGIKLYDIENEQHRDGMYVAQGSRVVPKAAQDHRDDILIIEMGSNGGWDNYDELIAQYQSIIDYTGCEDYIIVGDTDDPGSSLADEGVINMDNSEGGTGKNYTDWEVALRDAFGEHFFNTRVYMLEYGLSNCGLKASALDRLYAAFGCISGKLRSDWTHFNAYGYYAKGLGLYQKGVELGYWE, from the coding sequence ATGAAATTAAAGAAATTTGCTATTGTGGGGGCGGTAGCATTAGCTTTAATGGGGACTGTTACAAGTTTTGTTCTGGCACATGGTAACAGTATTGTTAAGAATGATAACAGTAGTTATGTTGAAATTGAAATACCAAAAGGCGACAGAACTCATGATATTGTAAGTGTTTCAGATAGTATTTCCGGTGATGACAGTATTTTAGATTCAGATGGCAGGGATACAACAGCTGATTATAAAAGTGATCGTGGTATTGCATGCTGGGGAGACAGTATGACAGAAGGTCTGGGCACTGATGAGGGATATATTCTTACAGGTGTTGGCAGGGTAGATATAAGTTATTATACATCTCCGCATACAATAGAACGTCTTACAGGAATCAGGACATATAATTTCGGAGTATCAGGTGAGAAGTCTGATGAAATTTCAATACGCGCCGGAGGACTGGGACTATATACTGACAGAAATGTATATATTACTCCATATGAGTATACAGATGTTGTATTAGTTGGTGATGACGGACAACCGGTTCATATGTATGATTACAGTGGCTATGGTATTGAATATAATGATTATCCGGATACAGTATATATAAATGGCATTTTATGCCAGATAGAGAACCGTTATGAAGACCGCGTAGCAAAGCAGGAAGCAGAGAGGGAAGCAGCAGAGGAAGAAGGAGAAGACTGGTTTGATATATTGCAGGATTTTGGCGATGAACTTATACCGGGAGATTACGATAATTTAAAGCAGGAAGATTATGTTGTAGGAATAAAGCTGTACGATATAGAGAATGAACAGCATAGAGATGGCATGTATGTAGCGCAGGGAAGCAGGGTTGTTCCTAAAGCAGCACAGGACCATAGGGATGATATTCTTATCATCGAAATGGGCAGTAATGGCGGCTGGGATAATTATGATGAGCTGATAGCACAATATCAGTCGATTATAGATTATACAGGATGTGAGGATTATATTATTGTAGGTGATACGGATGATCCTGGCAGTTCTTTAGCTGATGAAGGTGTTATAAATATGGATAACAGTGAAGGCGGAACAGGAAAGAATTATACAGACTGGGAAGTAGCTTTAAGAGATGCATTTGGTGAACATTTCTTTAATACAAGAGTATATATGCTGGAATACGGACTGAGTAATTGTGGACTTAAAGCATCTGCGCTTGACAGATTGTATGCTGCATTTGGATGTATATCAGGGAAACTTCGTTCGGACTGGACACATTTTAATGCATATGGATATTATGCTAAGGGGCTTGGTTTATATCAGAAGGGTGTTGAACTGGGTTACTGGGAATAA
- a CDS encoding MATE family efflux transporter, with protein sequence MTNNSDHIFSNIDIRKLLIPIMLENLLASLMGTVDTMMVSNVGASAVSAVSLVDSINILVIQALSALAAGGAILCSQYIGSSNPKGANRAARQVFLVMTVLSVFISAICLVLRVPMLKFIFGSVEAEVMADSQAYFLFTLLSFPFIGLYDAGASIMRAQKDSKSPMTISIISNFLNIGGNAILIFGLGMGVAGAAISTLVSRVFCAVVVIIKLRNPSQTICVNRYYAIRPDWDLIKRVLYIGVPSGIENSMFQFGKLAIQSTVSTLGTAAIAANAVTNILENLNGVAAQGVGIGLMTIVGQCIGAGRKDEAIYYIKKLSKMAEAAIIISCLVVFALCRPITILGGMEAESARMCFEMTLFITITKPISWVLSFIPAYGMRAAGDVKFSMITSCASMWLCRVSFTIFLCRVYGFGPIAVWIGMFADWSVRGIVFTIRFHSRRWLNHHIID encoded by the coding sequence ATGACTAACAATTCAGACCACATTTTTTCTAATATAGATATAAGGAAACTTCTTATTCCTATCATGCTGGAAAATCTCTTAGCTTCACTTATGGGAACTGTTGATACTATGATGGTAAGTAATGTAGGTGCATCTGCTGTTTCAGCAGTATCGCTTGTTGATTCCATCAATATTCTTGTAATACAGGCCTTGTCAGCACTTGCTGCCGGAGGTGCAATCCTGTGTTCCCAGTACATAGGAAGCAGCAACCCTAAAGGTGCCAACCGCGCTGCAAGACAGGTATTTCTTGTCATGACAGTGCTGTCGGTTTTCATATCAGCAATATGTCTCGTTCTTCGTGTACCAATGCTTAAGTTCATCTTTGGTTCTGTCGAAGCTGAGGTTATGGCTGATTCACAGGCATACTTTCTTTTTACACTGTTGTCATTTCCATTCATTGGCCTGTATGACGCTGGTGCGTCCATTATGAGAGCCCAGAAGGACAGCAAAAGCCCTATGACAATATCAATAATATCCAACTTCCTTAATATAGGTGGTAATGCAATTCTTATATTCGGACTTGGAATGGGCGTTGCAGGGGCTGCAATATCAACACTTGTATCAAGAGTTTTCTGTGCAGTTGTTGTAATTATTAAATTAAGAAATCCATCTCAGACCATATGCGTAAACAGATATTACGCAATCCGTCCCGACTGGGATTTAATTAAGAGAGTCTTATATATTGGTGTTCCTTCAGGCATTGAAAACAGCATGTTCCAGTTTGGAAAGCTGGCAATCCAGTCAACAGTTTCAACGCTTGGAACTGCTGCCATCGCTGCAAATGCTGTGACCAATATTCTTGAAAACCTTAACGGAGTTGCTGCACAGGGTGTAGGAATCGGACTTATGACTATAGTTGGCCAGTGCATTGGAGCCGGAAGAAAAGATGAAGCCATATATTATATAAAGAAGCTCAGTAAAATGGCTGAAGCTGCCATTATTATAAGCTGTCTTGTTGTATTTGCATTGTGCAGGCCGATTACCATACTCGGTGGAATGGAAGCAGAAAGTGCAAGAATGTGTTTTGAGATGACTCTTTTCATAACAATAACCAAGCCAATATCATGGGTATTGTCATTCATTCCGGCGTACGGAATGCGTGCTGCCGGAGACGTGAAATTTTCAATGATAACATCATGTGCAAGCATGTGGTTATGTCGTGTAAGCTTTACTATATTCTTATGCCGTGTATATGGCTTTGGTCCTATTGCTGTATGGATTGGAATGTTTGCCGACTGGTCTGTGCGTGGTATCGTGTTCACTATACGTTTCCACTCCCGCAGATGGCTTAATCATCATATAATTGACTGA
- a CDS encoding MATE family efflux transporter: MSKNKYEIDMCNGTIMDKLISFSVPLMLSGILQLMFNAVDIIVVGRFAGSQSLAAVGSTTALINMFVNLFIGVSLGANVLAARFYASGKHKEMSETVHTAITFAAISGVVMALIGVLMAKPALELMGTPDDVINLSTLYMRIYFLGMPFFMLYNYGAAVLRAVGDTKRPLMFLMAAGIINACLNMVLVIVFNLGVAGVAIATIFSQFISCVLVLRCLNKTDASYQLRFSKLKIKGYYLKQIFQVGIPAGIQSTVINFSNALLQSSVNSFGSTAMAGYTAANNILGFLYASINSVTQACMSFTSQNYGVRKFKRMDKVLIDCAILSVGASLVFGCGAYIFGDKVLMIYTNSEDVIKCGVEILSITTVPYFLCGIMDLFPGALRGMGYSLVPMILSVIGTVGMRIFWIFVIFPSHRTLYDLFISYPASWTATIIMQVICFLVVRRKVHSQINK, translated from the coding sequence ATGAGTAAGAATAAATACGAAATAGATATGTGCAATGGCACAATAATGGACAAGTTAATATCGTTTTCAGTGCCATTGATGCTTTCAGGAATACTACAGCTAATGTTTAATGCTGTAGATATAATTGTTGTTGGAAGATTTGCAGGAAGCCAGTCGTTAGCAGCAGTAGGTTCAACGACAGCGCTTATTAATATGTTTGTTAATCTTTTCATAGGAGTTTCTTTGGGAGCAAATGTACTGGCTGCCAGATTCTATGCGTCAGGCAAACATAAAGAGATGTCAGAGACAGTGCATACTGCGATAACATTTGCAGCAATAAGCGGAGTTGTGATGGCGCTGATAGGCGTGCTGATGGCTAAGCCGGCACTTGAGCTTATGGGAACACCGGATGATGTAATTAATCTCTCAACACTGTATATGAGAATATATTTTCTTGGTATGCCATTCTTTATGCTTTATAACTATGGTGCGGCTGTTCTTAGAGCAGTTGGTGATACCAAGAGACCGCTGATGTTTCTTATGGCAGCGGGAATCATAAATGCATGCCTTAATATGGTACTTGTTATTGTGTTTAACTTAGGGGTTGCAGGAGTGGCAATCGCAACAATATTTTCACAGTTTATATCGTGTGTGCTTGTATTAAGATGTCTGAATAAGACAGATGCAAGTTACCAGTTGAGATTCTCAAAGCTAAAGATAAAGGGATACTATCTTAAACAGATATTTCAGGTTGGAATTCCGGCAGGAATACAGAGTACAGTTATTAATTTCTCAAATGCTTTGCTGCAGTCGTCGGTTAATTCATTCGGTTCAACAGCAATGGCAGGATATACAGCAGCCAACAATATTCTTGGCTTTCTATATGCATCAATTAATTCAGTAACACAGGCCTGCATGAGTTTTACAAGTCAGAATTATGGTGTAAGAAAGTTCAAGAGAATGGACAAGGTGCTTATAGATTGTGCAATACTTTCGGTAGGAGCATCACTTGTATTTGGATGCGGTGCATATATATTTGGTGATAAAGTGCTTATGATATACACTAACAGTGAAGATGTTATCAAATGTGGTGTTGAGATATTATCAATTACTACAGTACCATATTTCTTATGTGGAATAATGGATCTGTTTCCGGGCGCGCTTCGTGGAATGGGGTATTCGCTAGTACCTATGATATTATCAGTTATTGGTACAGTAGGAATGAGAATATTCTGGATATTCGTCATATTCCCAAGTCACAGAACACTTTATGACCTGTTCATATCATATCCGGCATCATGGACGGCAACGATAATTATGCAGGTTATATGTTTCCTTGTAGTACGTCGAAAAGTGCATTCACAGATTAATAAATGA
- a CDS encoding DegV family protein has protein sequence MRLVADSACDIKELRGMVFKAVPLTISTDNEEFCDDGQLDIHRMLDILEKHKGRSYTACPGIDAWLEAFGDDDEIFVVTITAGMSGTYNSAMAARAVYLEEHPQAKVRVIDSKSTGPQMRIILEQLQQMIEEGKKFEEIDGAIDAYMQKTRLFCSLKSLHNLAQNGRVSKVVASAAEVLGISVIGTASSHGTLEAIGKCRGDKKLLVKLQALLDDAGYEGGKLRICHVENEALADKIADMIKQAYGTTDVCVYKAGGLCSYYAERGGIILSCETK, from the coding sequence ATGAGATTAGTAGCAGATTCAGCATGCGATATAAAAGAACTTAGGGGAATGGTTTTTAAGGCAGTTCCGCTTACAATATCTACAGATAACGAGGAGTTTTGTGATGATGGGCAGCTTGATATTCACAGAATGCTTGATATTCTTGAAAAACATAAGGGACGTTCATATACTGCGTGCCCTGGAATAGATGCATGGCTTGAAGCTTTTGGTGATGATGATGAGATATTTGTTGTAACAATAACTGCAGGAATGTCAGGAACATATAATTCTGCAATGGCAGCGAGGGCAGTATATCTGGAGGAACATCCACAGGCTAAAGTCAGGGTAATAGATTCTAAAAGCACTGGTCCACAGATGCGTATTATACTGGAACAATTGCAGCAAATGATTGAAGAAGGAAAGAAATTTGAAGAGATAGATGGAGCGATAGATGCATATATGCAGAAAACAAGACTGTTCTGTTCATTAAAATCATTGCATAATCTTGCACAGAATGGTCGTGTAAGCAAGGTTGTAGCATCGGCTGCGGAGGTTCTTGGCATAAGTGTAATAGGAACAGCAAGCAGTCATGGAACATTGGAAGCAATCGGTAAATGCAGAGGTGATAAAAAGCTTCTTGTAAAACTGCAGGCATTACTTGACGATGCAGGATATGAAGGCGGAAAGCTGAGAATATGTCATGTTGAGAATGAAGCTCTTGCAGATAAGATAGCTGATATGATAAAGCAGGCATATGGTACTACGGATGTGTGCGTATATAAAGCAGGAGGATTATGCAGTTATTATGCTGAGCGAGGTGGAATAATACTCAGCTGTGAAACAAAATAA